The nucleotide window acatcttctcactgtattgagggatgaccaatttcttagtctgtgtaccatcagtggctgtagaagtttggtaactgaggttggtttgatcagtggcttgcaatgccttcgctatcttatatcgttggcaaccatttagatgtgctattaacacactggtaccttgcttcttcgaatggcatccacaaagtgatccacagtaatgacATCTTGCTACCGGGTTCGCAATAGAGAGGGCATAGCGGGGGtggggggcgggatgaccccagcggggccccgcccccgcattgcttaaagatgactattgtattgccttggcctcctatataaaaattggcctaggaggccaaatcaatccaaaatctaactctaatgtgtttaaattttttttatatttataaattttaatttattatttaaattatattataattttggtctaaaaaaatatttttagaccattTTTTTTTGAGCATGCGGAAACCCCACCCGGGGATGGGGGGAAACCACCTATCCAAGGGGagcctttattattttaaaatgagcttaattttatatagtcatattttaaagagttttgttacataACTTTTACCACATTCTacacttcatattatttttaatttttaatatttttttaaaattttttttgagtttatttttttaaattatttcaaattttttattaattattcatataataaatatttgataaaaaaataataataaaaattaaaaataatatggagtgtggaaTGATAGGATGTATTggagattttttgtattttaaatgagtgcatttttatatattaataataatatttttattgaaaacgtaattatataaaaaattatgaaaaaaattatgcttttatctttttcattttcaatttggtATTAAATAAATGAGCAATGCTAtacaatttctatatattatattttttaaaaattttatattttttaatttttttaatattttttagtttattctttttaaattaaattaattaatttatttattatttatatattaaatatttaataaaaatataatcagtAAAGATTATGTAAATAGCACGagattatatagattttttctaaataataaatCGACCCGTAAGTCGTAACCCgatttagaaaaacaaatataattcaaatcaGACCTTGAGTATTCTGCTCTTCTTGTTCCTCGTCGGATAGAAGAATTCAAGCctagacagagagagagaggtgaaaaCCCTAGATGGATCTTCTGAAGCAGGAGCTTCTGAAGAAGCGCCAGTCCCTCGCCCAACACACCGGCGGGAGGCGAGTCTTCAAGCGCTCCGAGATCGAACAGAAACAGATCCAGAAGCTACGCGAGGAAGAGAAAATCGAACTCCAAGCCAAATCCCAACGccaatccaccaccaccaccaccaccaccactacctCTTCGCAGCCCAATTCCTCAGAAACTAACGCCACCAGCACCTCCGCCGCCACCTCTTCCGCCTCCGCATCGACCGCCTCCAAATCCCTCACCGACGAGCAGAACATCGACAACCTCGTCCTCCCCAGACAAGAAGTCATCCGCCGCCTCCGCTTCCTCAAGCAGCCCATCACCCTCTTTGGAGAGGACGACGATGCCCGGTTGGAGCGGATGAAGTTTATCCTCAAGGCCGGCCTGTTTGAGGTCGATAGTGACATGACCGAGGGGCAAACCAATGACTTCCTGCGCGACATCGCGGAGCTGAGGAAGCGCCAGAGGACGGGGATTTTGAGCGACAGGAAGAGGCAGAAGAGCGATGAGGGTAAACCGGAGGATagagatggaggaggaggagaagaggagcTGAGCGGCGATGGAGGATCCAGTGGTGTTGACGCCTCCGATAAGGATTTGAAGCGAATGAAAGCCAATTTCGAGGACTTGTGTGTGGAGGATAAGATTCTAGTGTTCTTCAAGAGGCTGTTAAATGAGTGGAACCAGGAATTGGATGAGATGCCCGATGCCGAGAAGCGGACGGCCAAGGGGAAGTCCATGGTGGCCACGTTTAAGCAGTGTGCTCGGTATCTGAATCCACTTTTCAAGTTTTGCAGGAAGAAGGTGAGTGTTTTGTTTTCCTATGtttgtttcaaatatttttcttgcaaaatataaattttacttgGGTTCTGGTTGGTGTATATGGTTTTTTTCGTTTACTACGTTGGATTGGATTTACAGGGATCGGATGGATTGTTGGATTGTTAAGGGGTGCGTACTATGTGGAACTTGGCTATATAAGCTATTACAGGATCCTAAATAGTGACTAATCCTAATCCTAATCCTAATCCTTAGTGTATAAGTATCTTATAAGTATTTCTCAGGTTATGATAAATAGTATTGGAGCCAACATAGTAATGCCATAGAGTGCAAGGGTGCTGTACCCGAATGTGGCCTTGATGTGAATGTTACGAATTTGAGCGTGGGAGACTTTGATATCCTGGATTAGTTTGGATTGAATTGATTGTGGACTGTAGAGATCGTGGAGGCATTGTGTGGGCATATGAAACTGGACTACACACAAATACAAATGTCTGTAGAATCATTAGTTGCTTTGGTTTCCTTCTATGGTGAAGGCCTATTCATAGCTAGTTAGttgatttttctccttttacAGTAAAATATGACCAATTAGAATGAGCAAAACTGAATATTCCAGCTACTTCTAGAGACAAACAATATATACTTGGGGATAGTTTTGTGTTGCCACGTATATGATTGTAAATGTCCACTTAATTGGAATCATGTTTTACCTATAATGGTAGTGGAGATCTTCCTAATCTTTGGAGTTGGTAACGGGTGGGTGACACACTCCTCCGACCTCTGCCTCTGCCCCTACCTAGGCTGGTTGGCCCTTTTTAACCCAGCCCTTGGCTTCGCACTAACCTATGGACTGTCGGACCTTGCTGAACTGATAGGCGTATTTTTTGGCCCACCATCCAGCCTCCACTAGTCCAAAAATCCAAGACAAATTCACATATCCAAGAAAAAAACCATAGGTCtaaaaagaggagaagaagaagaataggaggagaagaagaataagaggaagaaggaaaggaagaaagagatgGGGGGTGTCATTGGGTAAAAATTAGATGgggaaaagatgaaaaatactaGGGTTTTTTAGGTTTATATACTCAAGTGGACTGGTGGGGCAAAACTGGGTGGGTGGGTATCCTTCATCCACAATCTGCCTACTTGGGTTATATAAATTTGCATAATCTGGCCACCCATCTGATTGGGCAGGCGGGTGGGGTGGCTGGTGTGGGTCTAGGTGACCTGCCCCACATCCCTAGTTTGGTTGTTTCTTGGACTCAAAGACTGAGGATCAGggttgaaaaaattgaaaaaggggCAGTAGGGTCAATTTTGTAGAACCTTTGCAGTAGCTCGGGCTTTGATCTTCATAGGGTTGGCAGCACTTGACTGAATAagaacttaaaaacaaaatcctCCAATATCCAATGTCTCAACAATTATTATGATAAATTATAGTAAACAATAGCAAATTTTTCTCTTAACTTAGATGAATCTACTTATGCCACCTAACACTTCTCTTACTACTCTCATCTAATCCCGCCCTCTTGCCGTCTATTCTTGATACCGCCACGACGATCccattcatctgaaaaataatagagataaacatgtgagttatcaacaactaagTAAGTGGCGAACCTATACATTTTGTAGAACATGAGCCGGTTacaaaatgcagaaacaaaccATACCCCAAAAATAACAAAGCGGTATAACatctaggggttggctcaagtggtaaaggccttggtcttgatGGTATGCTCCCTCCTAGTCGAAGGTTCGAATTCTCTTAGGTGCAAataatttctaggggccatcagacATAGAgaacttccccttgaattatcCAATGTGTACTTGTGGGAAACTCTTTGCCGAGGGAGGGCCTGTTCACCTTCAGGATTATTGGGGACTTACCTGGTgccaataagaaaaaaaataacaaagcgATATTTGATAAGCCTTTAATGATATCATTATAGAACAAAAGACCTTTGACATAAGCATAACTAAAACAACATCATAATAgaaacagaggccatgtttaccTTCATGGCATGGGTTGTGTTATTCCAattggccaaaccaggcagaaaCAGAAAATGAGATCTCCCCCTTGGTGCTCCGAGTGTCTACACATGAAAGACCCATATAGAAAACCAGTTTGTCTCTAAAGTGAGTGTGCTTAGAAACAGAAATGCTGGTACCAACATAATAATggaggccacaattttacactcGTGGTAAGGTCAAAACAAAAGTATAAATAGAATGTCATGTCATAGGGTTTTCATATACAACACAATAACAGATCAGAGTACTGGATAGATAAATATCATAGTCATATTTACTTTTTATGCAGTTGAGAATAGAGTACCCAAAAGTGATCATGTCTACACGagttatgataaaatgttacatttcattttcaaaaacagaGAGTAATGTAGAAAGTAACTGAGGTTGTATTCATAACAAAATGTACAAGTTTTCACagcaaaatatgcaagtttttacAATATCAACCAAGTTCAATTTtggcaaagtctagtataggagcCCCTCTTATTAGGACCTTTTAGCACAACAACTGAATTTGTCTCACAACATAATCGAGCCAAAACCAatcaaaacctaaaaaatacAGCACAATCTATAAGTGATAAGAATTAAACTATCACCTCTACAATAAGACACTAAATAACTCCTTGGTTCCAATTCTTGTAACCCAATTACTACGCACCTTCAAGCCATCCAAAAATAACTTCAAGGACTCGTCGAAACTACTACAATTATGAATATGTCCATTCCAATATTTCATAGGGTTGTCAATTGTGTCAGGTCATTTGGGTTTGGGTCAATTTTGAGTCAATCTGAACCTGACATGAAAAGCTAAATGGGTCAAACACCTTGCCCGAACCTGAAAATTATTTCATGGGTTGACGCGACACGACCCGTTTATTTATTAGGGTCGTTTCGTGTCATGGCAACCCAACAACACATTTGacactttaaaacttaaaaaaaaaaagaaaaaagaaaaatatttagaaatatttgattatttcgACTATTATAGAACAAAATAAAGGCTATACAAGGATAACCCGAAAATTATTTCATGGGTTGACGCGACACGAAACGACATTCGTGTCGCGTCAACCCAACAACACATTTGACActttaaaacttcaaaaaaaaaaaaaaagaaaaaaatatttagaaatatttgattattttgacTATTATATAACAAGATAAAGGCTATCCAAggatttttttttgattggcattGCGTGTTCGGGAACgaagtcccaactaatcccaaGGGTGCACTTGTTGGCAAAAAAGGGCTATACAAGGAAAACGTATTTCTTTTATTGGCGTCaggtgtccgagaacaaagtccagactaatcccgagggtgcacaggccctcggcaagaaGTTTTCCATAAGCACacattgggtaattcaaggggaagttcccCAGCTTGATGGCCCATAGAAATTTTTGCACTtaagaggatttgaaccttagacatGCTGGGAACATACTTCCAAGACCAAGGCCtctaccacttgagccaactcctAGGGGTTATAGAAGGAAAACttaggaaaatatttgaaacaaGAGCTATATTTTTCAATCAGGTCATGGGGTGACCCGCTGAACCATGACATGACTGACCTGAATAACCTGAATGTCCGTTTCTATTTTGGTTAATCGAGTGAATCCGTGAACATGTGGGTTGACTTGACATGATCCGATTATTTAATCTGGTCAAACTCGGGTCGACCCAAACCTGATTAtgctaaaccctaaccctatCATTACATGTTGGGTTTATGGGTCGTGTCAACTATCAATGGCACTAATATTTCGTTAACACCCACTACCTAGAGTTGACCCATTTAAAGACTAACCACATCTATAAAATTCGTTACCAACCACAAACTAACTCCCATTCCAAACAGTTGACAATTTGCATAGAGAAAAACACTCCAAATAGGTACCCATTAACTATCAACCCGAGACTTGATGATCCAACTTCCACAACCCGAGACATAGTTGATCAATCATCTCCACAAAAACTAGTTTTCACAGCTGTAATACGCCCAACCAACCAGCTTTCAAAACCATGCTTTTATACCAATCAAACTCACAATTACTCCAACTGATTGCACTATTATTTCTTTCCAAACTTGAACATTACACAAAATCAACCAACCGACCAATATTCCTAAATTTGCTCAATCAATCATCAAGAACTTTACTTCTAAATTGGCTAACTCCACCATAAACCACTACATCTCAATTAGTTAACAGTCCCCAAAGAATCTACTTTCAATTAGACTCCCTTGTCGCCACAATTGGTCACTTTACAAATCAAGTAATCCCACCATACTCACGACTAACTGACTCTATTGCACCAAGACAGCTGCCACAAAAACTCTCAGTTAAACTTGATCCAACGGTATGAATCCCTAACAAATTGTTCAAACCAAACATCAATTCAATCCATAGTCTAGGGATACGTTCTATCTGGTGTTGGCGGTGGCGGCTTCATTCTAAGAGG belongs to Juglans regia cultivar Chandler chromosome 8, Walnut 2.0, whole genome shotgun sequence and includes:
- the LOC109007817 gene encoding pre-mRNA-splicing factor 18; amino-acid sequence: MDLLKQELLKKRQSLAQHTGGRRVFKRSEIEQKQIQKLREEEKIELQAKSQRQSTTTTTTTTTSSQPNSSETNATSTSAATSSASASTASKSLTDEQNIDNLVLPRQEVIRRLRFLKQPITLFGEDDDARLERMKFILKAGLFEVDSDMTEGQTNDFLRDIAELRKRQRTGILSDRKRQKSDEGKPEDRDGGGGEEELSGDGGSSGVDASDKDLKRMKANFEDLCVEDKILVFFKRLLNEWNQELDEMPDAEKRTAKGKSMVATFKQCARYLNPLFKFCRKKVLPDDIRQALLVVVECCMKRDYLAAMDQYIKMAIGNAPWPIGVTMVGIHERSAREKIYTNSVAHIMNDETTRKYLQSVKRLMTFCQRRYPAMPSKAVEFNSLANGSDLQSLLAEERVSGGNEAFEERLRIMPAPKEGY